The Henckelia pumila isolate YLH828 chromosome 2, ASM3356847v2, whole genome shotgun sequence genome includes a window with the following:
- the LOC140882188 gene encoding uncharacterized protein — protein MDGLALPTMSNVKESVVLAGHVAENAFASVSDANTNVCLANYSLSIGQEFVDVDTCRKTLKDIAIALHFEIRIVKSDRSRFIAKCSKEGCPWRVHVAKCPGVPTFTIRTLQGEHTCEGVQNLHHQQASVGWVARSVESRVKDNPQYKPKEILQDIRDQHGVAVTYMQAWRGKERSMAALHGTYEEGYKLIPAYCEQIRKTNPGSIASVVATGQDNSFQRLFVSYRAAIYGFINACRPLLELDRVHLKGKYLGLLFCAAAVDADGALFPLAIAVVDEETDENWIWFMSELRKLLGVNTDNMPRLTILSERTAGMVQAVETHFPNAFHGFCLRFISENFRDTFKNSKLVNIFWNAVYALTTAEFENKISEMVQISQDVVPWFHHFNPQLWAVAYFEGVRYGHFTIAVTELLYDWALECHELPIVQMMEHIRHQLTSWFNDRRNTAMRWSSILAPSAEKRISEAIADARCYKVLRANEVEFEIVSTERTNIVDIRSRVCSCRRWQLYGLPCAHAAAALISCGQNAHLFAEHCFTVHSYRDTYSQMIYPIPDKSLWKEPGEGTEGGVAKVDITIRPPKTRRPPGRPKRKVLRIESFKRPKRLVQCGRCHMLGHSQKKCTLPM, from the coding sequence ATGGATGGACTGGCTTTACCAACTATGTCGAATGTGAAGGAAAGTGTCGTGTTGGCCGGCCACGTGGCCGAAAACGCGTTTGCATCTGTATCCGATGCGAATACAAATGTTTGTTTGGCAAACTACAGTTTATCAATTGGACAGGAGTTTGTGGATGTTGATACTTGTAGGAAGACATTAAAAGACATTGCTATAGCGTTGCATTTCGAGATTAGGATAGTCAAATCTGATAGGAGTAGATTCATAGCCAAGTGCTCGAAGGAGGGTTGTCCATGGCGCGTGCATGTGGCAAAATGCCCTGGTGTTCCGACGTTTACTATTAGGACTCTTCAAGGTGAACACACGTGTGAAGGAGTCCAGAATCTCCATCATCAACAGGCGTCTGTGGGTTGGGTTGCACGATCTGTCGAATCACGTGTGAAGGATAATCCACAGTACAAACCGAAAGAGATCCTGCAAGATATTCGTGATCAACATGGAGTTGCTGTTACGTATATGCAGGCATGGCGGGGGAAAGAACGTAGCATGGCTGCACTACATGGGACTTATGAAGAAGGTTATAAACTTATTCCTGCATACTGTGAGCAGATTAGGAAGACCAACCCTGGTAGCATTGCCTCTGTTGTAGCCACTGGGCAAGATAATTCCTTTCAGCGGTTATTCGTCTCTTACCGAGCTGCAATCTATGGGTTCATAAATGCTTGTCGGCCTCTTTTGGAACTGGACAGGGTGCATCTTAAAGGAAAGTACCTTGGATTATTGTTTTGTGCTGCTGCTGTTGATGCTGATGGTGCATTGTTTCCGTTGGCAATAGCTGTCGTTGATGAGGAGACTGATGAGAACTGGATTTGGTTTATGTCAGAGCTGCGTAAACTTCTTGGAGTAAATACCGACAATATGCCCAGGCTCACGATACTCTCTGAGAGAACAGCTGGGATGGTGCAAGCTGTTGAAACACATTTCCCTAATGCATTTCATGGTTTTTGTCTGCGATTCATCAGCGAAAACTTCCGTGATACATTTAAGAATTCGAAGCTGGTGAACATTTTCTGGAATGCTGTTTATGCGCTCACAACTGctgaatttgaaaataaaatttctgaGATGGTGCAGATTTCACAGGATGTCGTGCCATGGTTTCATCATTTCAACCCTCAACTGTGGGCCGTTGCGTACTTTGAAGGAGTACGGTACGGTCATTTCACGATTGCGGTAACAGAGTTATTGTATGATTGGGCTTTGGAATGTCACGAGCTCCCTATTGTACAGATGATGGAGCATATTCGACATCAGTTAACGTCGTGGTTCAATGACCGTCGTAATACGGCCATGAGATGGAGCTCAATCCTCGCCCCCTCTGCCGAAAAGCGGATTTCAGAAGCAATTGCAGATGCTCGCTGCTATAAAGTACTCCGGGCAAATgaagtcgaatttgaaatcgTGTCCACCGAACGAACAAACATTGTAGACATACGCAGTCGAGTATGCTCTTGTCGTCGCTGGCAACTCTACGGCCTGCCATGTGCACACGCAGCGGCCGCACTCATATCCTGTGGTCAAAACGCCCATCTATTCGCCGAACACTGCTTCACTGTACATAGTTATCGCGACACCTACTCACAGATGATATATCCTATCCCTGACAAAAGCCTTTGGAAGGAACCCGGTGAAGGCACCGAGGGTGGAGTTGCCAAAGTTGACATCACGATTCGCCCGCCTAAAACTCGTAGGCCTCCGGGAAGGCCGAAAAGGAAGGTGCTGCGGATAGAGAGCTTTAAACGACCGAAAAGACTCGTTCAATGCGGTCGCTGCCATATGCTGGGACATTCCCAGAAGAAATGCACGTTGCCAATGTGA